In Labrus mixtus chromosome 13, fLabMix1.1, whole genome shotgun sequence, a single genomic region encodes these proteins:
- the LOC132987238 gene encoding claudin-14-like, translating into MASMAVQLLGFFLGLLGFGGTVVATVLPQWRSNAYVGSNIITATGYMKGLWMECVWHSTGIYQCEVYRSLLSLPQDLQAARALMVLSCITSVLASLVSAMGMKCTRFARGSSIKSPLVLSGGVCFVCAGLLCLVTVSWTTNDVVMEFYNPFLSNGMKYEIGLAVYLGYASACLSLSGGLVLCWSSCGNRSRGPLPMQRTQPSSRPPAFNNIYPPPPPPPPPYKRPEALRDNRAPSLCSLSSNGYRLNNYV; encoded by the exons ATGGCAAGTATGGCAGTTCAACTCCTCGGCTTCTTCTTGGGCCTGTTGGGGTTTGGAGGAACTGTAGTTGCGACTGTGCTCCCACAGTGGCGCAGCAATGCCTATGTGGGCTCCAACATCATCACAGCTACCGGCTACATGAAAGGCCTGTGGATGGAGTGTGTATGGCACAGCACTGGCATTTATCAGTGTGAGGTGTACAGATCTCTGCTGTCACTGCCACAAGACCTGCAG GCTGCCCGGGCCCTCATGGTGCTCTCCTGCATCACCTCAGTCCTGGCTTCTTTGGTGTCTGCGATGGGGATGAAGTGCACCCGCTTTGCCCGTGGCTCATCAATTAAGTCTCCATTGGTGCTTAGTGGGGgggtttgttttgtctgtgctGGCCTGCTCTGCCTGGTCACTGTGTCCTGGACCACAAACGACGTCGTCATGGAGTTCTACAACCCCTTCCTTTCCAACGGGATGAAGTACGAGATCGGCCTGGCCGTGTATCTCGGATATGCCTCAGCCTGCCTCAGTCTGAGCGGAGGACTGGTACTgtgctggagcagctgtggtaaCAGATCACGGGGCCCCCTCCCAATGCAGAGGACTCAACCATCATCACGTCCCCCTGCCTTCAACAAcatttatcctcctcctcctcctcctcctccaccctacAAGCGCCCTGAAGCCCTTAGGGACAATCGTGCTCCTTCACTCTGCTCCCTTTCCAGCAACGGCTACCGGCTCAATAACTACGTCTAA